One part of the Flavobacterium johnsoniae UW101 genome encodes these proteins:
- a CDS encoding M949_RS01915 family surface polysaccharide biosynthesis protein, with translation MKKITLFLFLLYSVFTFSQKTESYKLSKEQIAQRELNEIADFPIYRAFEYSDKGGVTNLILTENQKNISKKDTLNTKIQAICVMNDHGGFLEKWRINDLLEDYEPKETNIWFWTKYCSTKDIDGDGYIDPVIVYGTRTEYGEIRRVKIITIYNNKKYVIRAVECDLDYCRSFKKDANWNSLPQKIKLNIDQLLIKLRKEQNLLLKNG, from the coding sequence ATGAAAAAAATAACGCTGTTTTTGTTTCTCTTATACTCTGTATTTACTTTTTCTCAAAAAACCGAAAGCTATAAACTGTCAAAAGAACAAATTGCTCAAAGAGAACTTAATGAGATTGCCGATTTTCCTATTTATCGAGCTTTTGAATACAGCGATAAAGGCGGCGTTACGAATTTGATTTTAACCGAAAATCAAAAAAATATTTCGAAAAAAGATACTTTAAACACTAAAATTCAGGCGATTTGTGTCATGAATGATCATGGTGGTTTTTTAGAAAAATGGAGAATAAATGATTTGCTTGAAGATTATGAACCGAAAGAAACTAATATCTGGTTTTGGACAAAATACTGCAGCACTAAAGATATTGACGGCGATGGTTATATTGATCCGGTAATTGTTTACGGAACGAGAACGGAATATGGAGAAATCAGGAGAGTAAAAATTATTACAATTTACAATAACAAAAAATATGTTATTCGTGCTGTAGAATGTGATTTGGACTATTGCAGAAGTTTTAAAAAAGATGCAAATTGGAATTCTTTACCACAAAAGATTAAATTAAATATCGATCAATTACTAATCAAATTAAGAAAAGAACAGAATCTATTATTGAAAAACGGATAA
- a CDS encoding DUF2805 domain-containing protein codes for MKKSNRKELNWEQTEKLVSLALEERNPFEIIKKEFGLAEKEVLEIMKKKMPLEKFEMWKKKAIANKPKPKPIKIDDFDEDLDGKYYIKNKFD; via the coding sequence ATGAAAAAGAGTAACCGCAAAGAGTTGAATTGGGAACAAACGGAAAAACTTGTTTCGTTAGCCTTAGAAGAAAGAAATCCATTTGAAATTATAAAAAAAGAATTTGGATTGGCAGAAAAAGAAGTTCTTGAAATCATGAAAAAGAAAATGCCTCTTGAAAAATTTGAGATGTGGAAAAAGAAGGCTATTGCAAATAAACCTAAACCAAAACCAATTAAAATTGATGATTTTGACGAAGATTTGGACGGAAAATATTATATAAAAAATAAATTTGACTAA
- a CDS encoding DoxX family protein produces the protein MNLPWHLYLMAILYILAGFNHFRNPGMYIKIIPPFFKSPKLINAVSGIAEIVLGILLMFTLTTQYAAWGIIALLIAIFPANLYMFQNKKAGFNLPKWILFVRLPLQLVLIIWAFQYTL, from the coding sequence ATGAACTTACCCTGGCATTTATATTTAATGGCGATACTTTATATACTTGCCGGATTCAATCATTTTCGTAATCCCGGAATGTACATCAAAATCATTCCTCCTTTTTTTAAAAGCCCAAAATTAATAAATGCTGTAAGCGGTATTGCCGAAATTGTATTAGGCATCTTACTGATGTTTACCCTTACAACACAATATGCCGCATGGGGAATTATTGCACTTTTAATCGCGATATTCCCTGCAAATCTTTATATGTTTCAAAATAAAAAAGCAGGTTTTAACTTGCCAAAATGGATTTTATTTGTACGTTTGCCCTTACAATTAGTTTTGATTATTTGGGCATTCCAATATACCCTTTAA
- a CDS encoding M61 family metallopeptidase codes for MKKILYTLALAVTLWSCKTGSTAGKSNVVDVNINLTDVKDDKVLVTVTPPKIKTDEIVYSIPKTVPGTYSTDNYGKYSEDFKAFDVKGNPLTVKRLDDNSWSISNAKALAKITYLVNDTFDTEKGTGFGNDDVFSPAGTNINAGVNFMVNTHGFVGYFKDNLEVPYKVTITHPETLWGATSMTDEDASKTSDVFTTPRYAVLVENPIMYSKPDYTTFNVNGMDILIAVYSPTGKFTAESITPEMKTMMTAQKNFLGKVNSTKKYTVLLYLSSMAKDDAHGFGALEHPTATTVVLPETMPKEKLVESMKDVVSHEFFHIVTPLTIHSKEIQYFDYNAPKMSEHLWMYEGVTEYFANLFQINQGLIDEAEFYSRIADKIEQAKTLDDTMSFTVMSKNVLEQPYKDQYLNVYQKGALIGMCIDIIIREKSNGERGILDLMHKLSEEYGVNKPFNDDELFAKITSLTYPEVGEFLNKYVAGTTPIPYDFYLAKAGVTKSKEKKAGPIFLKGQTPYITIDKQTKEIAVRSDIEPSAFFKNLNLKGGDKILAVNNKAYSLENIYDLITESENWKENDPITLKVKRGGKEETIKGTVKLPFEETETFKATDASKDKIKNAWLKG; via the coding sequence ATGAAAAAAATACTTTACACATTAGCTCTTGCCGTAACGCTTTGGAGCTGTAAAACAGGTAGCACTGCTGGAAAAAGCAATGTGGTAGATGTTAATATTAATTTAACTGATGTAAAAGATGATAAGGTTTTAGTAACGGTAACACCGCCAAAAATTAAAACAGATGAAATCGTTTACAGCATTCCAAAAACAGTCCCAGGAACGTATTCTACAGACAACTACGGAAAATATTCTGAAGATTTTAAAGCATTTGATGTTAAAGGAAATCCTTTAACTGTAAAAAGACTTGACGATAATTCATGGTCTATTTCAAATGCAAAAGCGCTGGCAAAAATTACCTATTTAGTTAATGATACTTTTGATACTGAAAAAGGAACCGGATTTGGTAATGATGATGTTTTCTCTCCAGCGGGAACAAATATCAATGCAGGTGTAAATTTCATGGTAAATACACATGGTTTTGTAGGTTATTTTAAAGATAATTTAGAAGTTCCTTACAAAGTGACCATTACACATCCTGAAACACTTTGGGGAGCAACTTCAATGACAGATGAAGATGCAAGCAAAACAAGCGATGTTTTTACAACACCTCGTTATGCGGTATTGGTAGAAAATCCAATTATGTATTCTAAACCAGATTATACAACATTTAACGTTAACGGAATGGATATTTTAATTGCGGTTTATTCTCCAACTGGAAAATTTACTGCAGAAAGTATTACTCCGGAAATGAAAACAATGATGACGGCTCAGAAAAACTTTTTAGGAAAAGTAAACTCTACTAAAAAATATACCGTTTTACTGTACTTATCAAGCATGGCTAAAGACGATGCACACGGTTTTGGAGCTTTAGAACACCCAACAGCAACTACAGTAGTACTTCCTGAGACTATGCCGAAAGAAAAACTGGTAGAATCTATGAAAGATGTGGTTTCTCACGAATTCTTTCATATTGTAACTCCATTAACCATTCACTCAAAAGAAATTCAGTATTTTGATTATAACGCACCAAAAATGTCTGAACATTTATGGATGTATGAAGGTGTAACAGAGTATTTTGCCAACCTTTTCCAAATTAATCAGGGATTAATTGATGAAGCTGAGTTCTATTCTCGTATTGCTGATAAAATTGAGCAGGCAAAAACTTTAGATGATACTATGTCATTTACTGTAATGAGTAAAAATGTATTAGAGCAGCCATATAAAGATCAATACTTAAATGTATATCAAAAAGGTGCTTTAATAGGTATGTGCATTGACATTATCATTAGAGAAAAAAGCAACGGAGAAAGAGGGATTCTTGATTTAATGCACAAACTTTCTGAAGAATATGGCGTTAATAAACCATTTAATGATGATGAGCTTTTTGCTAAAATAACGTCTTTAACTTATCCTGAAGTGGGCGAATTCCTAAACAAATATGTAGCAGGAACTACACCAATTCCTTACGATTTTTATCTGGCTAAAGCAGGAGTAACAAAATCAAAAGAAAAAAAGGCAGGTCCAATTTTCTTAAAAGGTCAAACTCCATACATCACAATTGATAAACAAACAAAAGAAATTGCTGTTCGTTCTGATATTGAACCAAGTGCATTCTTTAAAAATCTTAACTTAAAAGGAGGCGATAAAATTTTAGCAGTAAACAACAAAGCATATTCTTTAGAAAACATTTATGATCTTATTACTGAAAGTGAAAACTGGAAAGAAAATGATCCTATTACTTTAAAAGTAAAACGCGGCGGTAAAGAAGAAACCATAAAAGGAACCGTTAAACTTCCGTTTGAAGAAACTGAAACTTTTAAAGCGACTGATGCTTCAAAAGACAAAATTAAAAATGCATGGTTAAAAGGATAA
- a CDS encoding GlsB/YeaQ/YmgE family stress response membrane protein, which produces MSFLYFLLIGAISGWLAGQIWKGAGFGLIGNIIVGIIGGIFGGWLAGKLGIGGGGLLWQILIAVGGAWILLFIISLIKKA; this is translated from the coding sequence ATGAGTTTTTTATATTTTTTACTTATTGGAGCAATTTCGGGATGGCTGGCTGGCCAAATTTGGAAAGGTGCAGGTTTCGGACTAATTGGTAATATAATTGTTGGAATAATTGGCGGTATATTTGGCGGATGGCTGGCAGGCAAACTTGGTATTGGCGGCGGCGGACTTTTATGGCAGATTTTAATTGCTGTAGGAGGTGCCTGGATATTATTATTTATTATCAGTTTGATAAAAAAAGCATAA
- a CDS encoding GH92 family glycosyl hydrolase produces the protein MNILLQSNFRFIIGVLLFSFTVNCNAQKKTDNKNLIQYVDPMIGTAKMGHTYPGATVPFGSVQLSPETDTIAYSLNGKYNGEVYKYCAGYQYEDKTIVGFSHTHFSGTGHSDLGDFLIMPTTGKLQLNPGVASKPLSGYRSAFSHSTEKAEPAYYSVLLEDHNIKAELTATTRVGMHQYTFPKSDDAHIILDLTSGIYNYDKKNVWTFVRVENDTLITGYRQTNGWARTRTVYFAMSFSKPIKSYGQAVQEKSVYRGFWGRFDQTKNFPEMAGQNLKLFFDFDTNEGEKIKIKMALSPVSSAGALENMKKETPNWDFEQVKKQSQEVWNKELNKIQVETIQKEDLVNFYTAMYHAFLGPTEYMDLDRNYKGLDMNVHKAEIFTNYTSYSLWDTYRALHPFFNIVQPKRNADMVSSMLAHSDQSVHKMLPIWSHYANENWCMIGYHSVSVVADAIVKGNVSFDAEKALQACVNTAKVPYYDGLEYYMKKGYVPEDKNGSSVSKTLEYAYDDWAIAQAAKKLGKTDVYNEFIERSKNYKNVYDEKTGFMRPKLNDGTFKKEFDPLDTHGQGFIEGNSWNYSLYVPQDPADMIKMMGGNEKFKIRLDSLFNMHLPDKYFENTEDITREGIIGNYVHGNEPSHHVVYLYNWTDSAWKSQDKIRMILKKMYRNGADGLGGNDDFGQMSAWYIFSSLGFYPVAPGSDEYALGSPLVKKGIFNLENGKIFEVETVNQSNKNVFVSKVLLNGKQLDKPFLKHADVINGGKITFYMSSKPNKKQYQN, from the coding sequence ATGAATATTCTGCTGCAATCTAATTTTCGTTTTATAATTGGAGTTTTACTATTTTCTTTTACAGTAAACTGTAATGCGCAAAAAAAGACAGACAATAAAAATTTAATTCAATATGTTGATCCAATGATTGGAACGGCAAAAATGGGACATACTTATCCTGGTGCAACAGTTCCGTTTGGCAGTGTGCAGTTAAGTCCGGAAACCGATACAATTGCGTATAGTTTAAACGGAAAATACAATGGAGAAGTTTATAAATACTGTGCGGGATATCAATATGAAGATAAAACCATTGTAGGATTCAGCCACACACATTTTAGCGGAACAGGCCATTCAGATTTAGGAGATTTTCTAATTATGCCAACCACAGGAAAACTGCAATTGAATCCAGGCGTGGCATCAAAACCATTGTCAGGATATCGATCAGCATTTTCTCATTCAACAGAAAAAGCAGAGCCGGCTTATTACAGCGTTCTTCTGGAAGATCACAATATTAAAGCAGAACTTACTGCAACAACCAGAGTTGGAATGCATCAATACACATTTCCAAAATCAGATGATGCCCATATTATTCTCGATTTAACTTCTGGAATTTATAATTACGATAAAAAGAATGTTTGGACTTTTGTGCGTGTAGAAAACGATACTCTGATTACAGGTTATCGCCAAACAAACGGCTGGGCAAGAACCAGAACGGTTTATTTTGCCATGTCTTTTAGCAAACCAATAAAAAGCTACGGACAGGCTGTGCAGGAAAAAAGCGTTTACAGAGGTTTTTGGGGAAGATTTGATCAAACAAAAAATTTCCCTGAAATGGCAGGACAAAACCTGAAATTGTTTTTTGATTTTGATACCAATGAAGGAGAAAAAATTAAAATTAAAATGGCTTTATCGCCTGTAAGTTCTGCAGGAGCCTTAGAAAACATGAAAAAAGAAACTCCAAACTGGGATTTTGAACAAGTTAAAAAACAAAGTCAGGAAGTATGGAACAAAGAATTGAATAAAATTCAGGTTGAAACCATTCAAAAAGAAGATTTGGTAAACTTTTATACCGCAATGTATCATGCTTTTCTTGGCCCGACAGAATACATGGATTTAGACCGAAATTATAAAGGTTTGGATATGAATGTTCATAAAGCTGAAATCTTTACCAATTATACCAGTTATTCACTTTGGGATACTTATAGAGCATTACATCCATTCTTTAATATTGTACAGCCTAAAAGAAATGCCGATATGGTAAGTTCAATGCTGGCACATTCTGATCAAAGTGTGCATAAAATGCTGCCAATTTGGTCACATTATGCTAACGAAAACTGGTGTATGATTGGGTATCATTCCGTTTCGGTTGTGGCAGATGCCATTGTAAAAGGTAATGTTAGTTTTGATGCCGAAAAAGCGCTTCAGGCTTGTGTTAATACAGCAAAAGTACCTTATTATGACGGATTAGAATATTATATGAAAAAAGGATATGTTCCTGAAGATAAAAATGGTTCATCTGTTTCTAAAACCTTAGAATATGCTTATGACGACTGGGCAATTGCACAGGCAGCAAAGAAACTGGGTAAAACAGACGTTTATAATGAATTTATCGAAAGATCTAAAAATTATAAAAACGTTTACGATGAGAAAACCGGATTTATGCGTCCTAAATTAAACGACGGAACTTTTAAAAAAGAATTTGATCCGCTTGATACACACGGACAGGGATTTATTGAAGGAAATTCATGGAATTACAGTTTGTATGTACCGCAGGATCCCGCAGATATGATTAAAATGATGGGAGGAAATGAGAAATTTAAAATTCGTCTAGATTCACTTTTCAATATGCATTTACCAGATAAGTATTTCGAAAATACAGAAGATATTACAAGAGAAGGAATTATTGGAAATTATGTTCATGGAAACGAACCTTCGCATCATGTTGTTTATTTATACAACTGGACAGATTCGGCTTGGAAATCGCAAGACAAAATTAGAATGATCCTGAAAAAAATGTACAGAAATGGGGCAGATGGTTTAGGAGGAAATGACGATTTCGGACAAATGAGTGCCTGGTATATTTTCAGCAGTTTAGGATTTTATCCTGTTGCTCCGGGTTCTGATGAATATGCTTTAGGAAGTCCGCTTGTTAAAAAAGGTATTTTTAATTTAGAAAACGGAAAAATATTTGAAGTTGAAACCGTAAACCAGTCCAATAAAAATGTGTTCGTAAGTAAAGTTTTGCTGAATGGAAAACAGCTTGATAAACCATTTTTAAAACATGCTGATGTTATAAATGGCGGGAAAATTACGTTTTATATGAGTTCAAAACCCAATAAGAAACAATATCAAAATTAG
- the imm9 gene encoding Imm9 family immunity protein gives MKLKVVISPAIIDFPNLHNERLLLEKRINEIANEYKFINELPEWTIEFYILLGKGNWNGIYKKGTTTSSLSIRSHSIFLSVPFSKEIVWGINEKKFAPRPELNQSKFKIISSNNWNLYDNLNDYIIEESFLLIIDLLKSGIKFKNIDIQI, from the coding sequence ATGAAACTAAAAGTAGTTATAAGTCCTGCAATAATTGATTTTCCTAATCTACACAATGAAAGATTATTATTAGAGAAACGCATTAATGAAATAGCAAATGAATATAAGTTCATAAATGAGCTGCCAGAATGGACCATTGAATTTTATATACTTTTGGGAAAAGGTAATTGGAATGGAATTTACAAAAAAGGAACAACAACATCTTCATTATCAATAAGAAGTCATTCTATATTTCTTTCGGTTCCATTTAGCAAAGAAATTGTATGGGGAATTAACGAAAAAAAATTCGCTCCTAGACCTGAATTAAATCAAAGTAAATTCAAAATAATATCATCTAACAATTGGAATTTATATGACAATTTGAATGATTACATAATTGAAGAATCATTCCTGCTAATTATCGATCTTTTAAAATCAGGTATAAAATTTAAAAATATTGATATACAAATTTAA
- a CDS encoding peptidylprolyl isomerase, protein MKFKFLFLFCLAVLNIQAQTKKPAAKTAPAKTVAATDPNDGIFATISTTKGDIVLSLEYVKAPVTVANFITLAEGTNPNVKASLKGKPFYNGLKFHRVINDFMIQGGDPDGNGSGGPGFSFKDEFVDDLKFEKGGVLAMANSGPATNGSQFFITHKDTPWLNGKHTIFGHVVSGMDNVNKIVQDDVMTKIVITRKGAAAKKFDALKVLSDDVKKEAAKKEEAKKVVAAKAAYFAATKAKATTTPSNLKYVITKKGTGVKGAEGSTIYFHYAGYFEDGTLFDSSMAEVAKAYGKYDPNRDAQGGYKAFPFTVGKKDGMIPGFIEALDMMTDGEKAIFFLPSNLAYGEKGAGGVIPPNATLIFEIETYQNQPVK, encoded by the coding sequence ATGAAATTTAAATTTCTATTTTTATTTTGTCTGGCTGTATTAAACATTCAGGCACAAACTAAAAAACCGGCAGCAAAAACAGCTCCTGCAAAAACTGTTGCAGCAACAGATCCAAACGATGGTATTTTTGCTACAATCTCTACAACAAAAGGAGATATTGTTTTATCATTAGAATATGTAAAAGCTCCGGTAACAGTAGCAAACTTTATTACTTTGGCAGAAGGAACAAATCCTAATGTTAAGGCATCCCTTAAAGGAAAACCATTTTATAACGGGTTAAAATTTCACAGAGTTATTAATGATTTCATGATTCAGGGAGGTGACCCAGACGGAAATGGTTCTGGAGGTCCTGGTTTTTCTTTTAAAGATGAATTTGTAGACGATTTAAAATTTGAAAAAGGCGGTGTTTTAGCCATGGCAAATTCTGGTCCTGCAACAAACGGAAGCCAATTTTTTATTACACATAAAGACACTCCGTGGTTAAATGGAAAACATACCATTTTTGGACACGTAGTTTCTGGAATGGACAATGTAAATAAAATTGTTCAGGATGATGTTATGACAAAAATTGTTATTACACGCAAAGGTGCAGCAGCAAAGAAATTTGATGCTTTAAAAGTTTTAAGCGACGATGTAAAAAAAGAAGCGGCTAAAAAAGAAGAAGCTAAAAAAGTAGTAGCTGCAAAAGCAGCTTATTTTGCAGCAACAAAAGCTAAAGCAACTACAACACCATCAAACTTAAAATATGTAATTACTAAAAAAGGAACTGGCGTAAAAGGTGCTGAAGGTTCTACAATCTATTTCCATTACGCTGGATATTTTGAAGACGGAACTCTTTTTGACAGCAGTATGGCCGAAGTTGCAAAAGCTTACGGAAAATACGATCCAAACAGAGATGCACAAGGAGGATATAAAGCTTTTCCTTTTACAGTGGGTAAAAAAGACGGTATGATTCCGGGATTTATTGAAGCTCTGGATATGATGACAGACGGAGAAAAAGCCATTTTCTTCCTGCCCTCTAATTTAGCTTATGGAGAAAAAGGTGCCGGGGGTGTAATTCCGCCAAATGCAACTTTGATTTTCGAAATCGAAACTTATCAAAATCAACCGGTAAAATAA
- a CDS encoding sterol desaturase family protein, with protein MNEIISYFSTIPSSHRSLILVGGITIFWLIENTFPLFQMQYKKWHHAGINIFFTITTIIVNFILAFILIKTAAWTTENHFGILQWLPQMSIWLYTIIGLLLLDLIGAYLVHLIEHKVKFLWRFHLIHHTDTWIDTTTANRHHPGESVIRFAFTTLGVLIVGSPMWMVFLYQSLSVVASQFNHANISLPHKLDVFLSYFIVSPNMHKVHHHYVLPYTDSNYGNIFSVWDRLFGTFTTLPKDQLIYGVDTHMKREENNELKNLLQIPFQKSRSVKNTKNQ; from the coding sequence ATGAACGAAATTATTTCTTACTTCAGTACTATTCCGTCTTCACACCGGAGCTTAATTTTAGTGGGCGGTATTACCATTTTTTGGTTAATTGAAAATACATTTCCACTGTTTCAAATGCAGTACAAAAAATGGCATCATGCCGGAATCAATATTTTCTTTACCATTACCACAATTATCGTAAATTTTATTCTGGCTTTTATTCTAATAAAAACAGCTGCCTGGACAACAGAAAATCATTTTGGAATTCTGCAATGGCTTCCTCAAATGTCAATTTGGCTCTATACCATTATAGGTTTGCTTTTATTGGATTTAATAGGCGCTTATTTAGTACATTTAATCGAACATAAAGTAAAGTTTTTGTGGCGTTTTCATCTTATACACCATACCGATACCTGGATTGACACCACAACAGCAAACCGGCATCATCCCGGCGAAAGCGTAATACGTTTCGCTTTTACTACACTTGGCGTTTTAATTGTAGGAAGCCCTATGTGGATGGTTTTTCTTTATCAGTCACTTTCTGTGGTTGCCTCACAATTCAATCATGCTAATATTTCCCTGCCACATAAATTAGATGTTTTTCTGAGCTATTTTATTGTTTCTCCTAATATGCACAAAGTACATCATCATTATGTTTTACCTTATACAGACAGTAATTATGGTAATATTTTTTCGGTTTGGGACAGGCTTTTCGGCACATTTACCACTTTACCAAAAGATCAGTTAATTTATGGCGTAGATACGCACATGAAGCGTGAAGAAAACAACGAATTAAAAAATTTACTTCAAATTCCGTTTCAAAAATCCAGATCTGTTAAAAACACTAAAAATCAATAA
- a CDS encoding EamA family transporter gives MSQNNVLKGVILVALGATTYGMLATFVKMAYSEGYTTAEVTTSQFILGIIGVLIINTFQKLKNKDKVVKATPKNIFSLMLAGTSLGMTSLFYYLAVKFIPVSIGIVLLMQTVWMGVLLEMILEKKLPSKQKVIAVFIVLFGTVLATNILKNDIALDWRGIVWGVLAAASFTTTMFTANRVATEISPAQRSLFMLLGGSIIVFTFGFITQVTPFNLAIFLKWGIILSLFGTIIPPILMNLGFPLTGIGLGSIVSALELPVSVMMAFVLLNEKVILTQWIGIILIILAIIIMNINFKRKI, from the coding sequence ATGTCACAAAACAACGTATTAAAAGGGGTAATTTTAGTTGCTTTAGGAGCTACAACTTACGGAATGTTAGCTACTTTCGTAAAAATGGCTTATTCAGAAGGATATACTACAGCAGAGGTAACAACATCTCAATTTATACTTGGAATTATCGGCGTTTTGATTATTAATACCTTTCAAAAATTAAAAAATAAAGATAAAGTAGTAAAAGCTACTCCAAAAAATATTTTCAGTTTAATGCTTGCCGGAACATCGTTAGGAATGACGAGTTTGTTTTATTATCTGGCAGTAAAATTTATTCCGGTTTCTATTGGAATCGTTTTATTAATGCAGACTGTTTGGATGGGAGTTTTACTGGAAATGATTTTAGAAAAAAAATTACCTTCAAAGCAAAAAGTGATTGCTGTTTTTATAGTTCTTTTTGGAACTGTTTTAGCTACAAATATTCTTAAAAATGATATCGCGCTTGACTGGAGAGGAATTGTCTGGGGTGTTTTAGCTGCAGCTTCTTTTACAACAACAATGTTTACTGCCAATCGTGTAGCAACCGAAATTTCACCAGCACAAAGAAGCTTATTTATGCTTTTAGGAGGTTCTATCATTGTATTTACATTTGGATTTATTACTCAGGTTACACCTTTCAATCTGGCAATTTTCCTAAAATGGGGAATTATTTTGTCTTTGTTTGGAACTATAATTCCTCCAATCCTTATGAATTTAGGTTTCCCGTTAACCGGAATTGGATTAGGAAGTATTGTTTCGGCTCTGGAACTGCCGGTTTCTGTTATGATGGCATTTGTTCTTTTGAATGAAAAAGTAATTCTTACGCAATGGATCGGAATTATTCTGATCATTCTTGCAATCATTATCATGAATATAAATTTCAAACGTAAAATTTAA
- the aqpZ gene encoding aquaporin Z yields the protein MKKLFAEFFGTYWLVFGGCGSAVFAAGYPTLGIGFAGVALAFGLTVLTMAYAVGHISGGHFNPAVSFGLWAGGRFSAKDLLPYIAAQCVGAITAAGTLYTIASGKAGFVIDNTKAGAFASNGFGAFSPDGYSFQAAFIAEFVLTLFFLLVILGATDKFANGRFAGIAIGLALTLIHLISIPITNTSVNPARSLSQAIFVGGTPLTQVWVFWAAPILGAITAGFIYKSLLQNHTQDHTN from the coding sequence ATGAAAAAATTATTTGCTGAGTTCTTCGGAACTTATTGGCTGGTTTTTGGAGGATGCGGAAGCGCTGTCTTTGCTGCCGGATATCCTACTCTGGGAATTGGGTTTGCTGGTGTTGCCTTGGCATTTGGTTTAACGGTTTTAACAATGGCTTATGCCGTTGGGCACATCTCAGGCGGACATTTTAATCCTGCTGTTTCATTTGGTTTATGGGCTGGCGGACGATTTTCTGCCAAAGATCTTCTTCCTTACATTGCTGCCCAGTGTGTTGGTGCAATAACAGCAGCAGGAACCTTATATACAATTGCATCTGGAAAAGCTGGGTTTGTAATTGATAATACTAAAGCCGGAGCTTTTGCCTCAAATGGTTTTGGTGCTTTTTCTCCTGATGGATATTCATTTCAGGCTGCTTTTATTGCCGAATTTGTATTGACTTTATTTTTCTTACTGGTAATTTTAGGTGCTACAGATAAGTTTGCAAACGGAAGATTTGCCGGCATAGCAATAGGTCTTGCCTTAACCTTAATTCATTTAATTAGTATTCCAATTACCAATACATCTGTAAATCCTGCCAGATCATTATCTCAGGCTATATTTGTAGGCGGAACGCCTCTTACTCAGGTTTGGGTGTTTTGGGCAGCACCGATTTTAGGCGCAATTACAGCCGGATTTATTTACAAATCATTATTACAAAATCATACACAAGATCATACAAACTAA